A genomic segment from Candidatus Omnitrophota bacterium encodes:
- a CDS encoding glycosyltransferase, translating to MKILFIANRAEVFSGGQISLLELVANLDRNKIEPVVLCPGKGQIYERTQAMGITSLVWDMPTAKTLDLFRMFDRVSKLRSIIKAQNADIVHTNGSRAQFYAALARRGTQAKLVWHLRESTPDIFLYDWFIAKSADMIVCVSNGTAQKRITSRFPMFADKTEVVYNGVDTETFKRNATSREKVRDELGVKNEDILIGLIGLIIPQKGHQILLKALSVLIEDHPNIKLLVMGRSIDAAYLERVKTMANQLGLGPNVFISGQRDDMVSVLSALDIFALPSQGEGFSRVLIEAMSVGLPVIATDVSGNNEAITKETTGFLVPYGDVYLLAEDIQKLINNRRMAINMGLSARKRVEENFSMREHVSGMQKIYGKLKEGTS from the coding sequence ATGAAGATTCTTTTCATTGCTAACAGGGCGGAGGTTTTCAGCGGAGGACAGATAAGTCTTCTTGAGCTGGTAGCCAACCTTGACAGGAATAAGATCGAGCCGGTCGTTCTATGCCCGGGGAAGGGCCAGATATACGAAAGAACGCAGGCAATGGGGATCACATCGCTCGTATGGGATATGCCCACCGCCAAGACACTGGACCTTTTCAGGATGTTCGATAGGGTCTCGAAACTGAGATCCATAATAAAAGCGCAGAACGCGGATATCGTCCATACCAACGGCAGCAGGGCGCAGTTTTACGCCGCGCTTGCCCGGAGAGGGACACAAGCGAAACTGGTGTGGCACCTCAGGGAGTCCACGCCGGATATATTCCTTTACGACTGGTTCATTGCTAAATCCGCCGATATGATAGTATGCGTTTCTAACGGAACTGCCCAAAAACGGATAACCAGCCGATTCCCAATGTTCGCCGATAAGACAGAAGTCGTGTATAACGGCGTGGATACGGAAACTTTCAAAAGGAATGCGACCTCAAGGGAGAAGGTAAGGGACGAGCTTGGTGTTAAGAACGAGGACATCCTGATCGGTTTGATAGGGCTTATAATCCCCCAGAAAGGTCACCAGATACTGCTCAAGGCTCTGAGCGTTCTGATAGAGGATCATCCCAACATCAAGTTGCTTGTTATGGGCAGGAGTATCGATGCGGCTTACCTGGAAAGGGTGAAGACCATGGCGAACCAGCTGGGGCTGGGGCCAAATGTTTTCATTTCGGGCCAGCGTGATGATATGGTCTCGGTGCTTTCCGCTCTTGACATTTTCGCCCTGCCTTCACAGGGAGAGGGTTTCAGCAGGGTGCTCATTGAAGCCATGTCGGTCGGGCTTCCGGTGATAGCGACTGATGTCAGCGGCAATAACGAAGCAATAACCAAGGAAACTACGGGTTTTCTGGTTCCCTACGGTGACGTATATCTTCTTGCGGAAGATATACAGAAACTGATCAATAACAGACGGATGGCCATCAACATGGGGCTTAGCGCGAGAAAACGCGTGGAAGAGAATTTCAGCATGCGTGAACACGTATCCGGTATGCAGAAAATCTACGGAAAGCTGAAAGAAGGGACTTCATGA